One region of Anaeromyxobacter paludicola genomic DNA includes:
- a CDS encoding rhomboid family intramembrane serine protease, giving the protein MRPPSPADRSPAPSFRERVRQAPATWALIGSFVAVFLLSALDPDALLVQRFAKVNEAIREGEVWRLVTASFLHGGLAHLAFNSMALASVGPSIELLYGRPKFLLVFLAGGAVGMAASVAFVPQPSVGASAGIFALFGALLGFAVRARRRLTPQARRLILQDVGWVVALNVGLGLMSGFIDNAAHLGGLAGGVLFGLLLRERPLPALRAGPPPGREPPLEA; this is encoded by the coding sequence GTGCGCCCACCCTCCCCCGCCGACCGGTCCCCGGCCCCGAGCTTCCGGGAGCGCGTCCGGCAGGCGCCGGCGACCTGGGCGCTCATCGGCAGCTTCGTGGCCGTGTTCCTCCTCTCCGCGCTCGACCCCGACGCGCTGCTGGTGCAGCGCTTCGCCAAGGTGAACGAGGCGATCCGGGAGGGCGAGGTCTGGCGGCTCGTGACCGCGAGCTTCCTGCACGGCGGGCTCGCCCACCTGGCCTTCAACTCCATGGCGCTCGCCTCGGTGGGCCCTTCGATCGAGCTGCTCTACGGCCGGCCGAAGTTCCTGCTCGTCTTCCTCGCCGGCGGCGCGGTCGGGATGGCGGCCAGCGTGGCCTTCGTGCCGCAGCCCTCGGTGGGCGCGTCGGCCGGCATCTTCGCGCTCTTCGGCGCGCTGCTCGGCTTCGCCGTGCGGGCCCGGCGGCGGCTCACGCCGCAGGCGCGGCGGCTCATCCTGCAGGACGTGGGCTGGGTGGTGGCCCTCAACGTCGGGCTCGGGCTCATGTCGGGGTTCATCGACAACGCCGCCCACCTCGGCGGGCTCGCCGGCGGCGTGCTCTTCGGGCTCCTGCTCCGGGAGCGGCCGCTGCCGGCGCTCCGGGCCGGACCGCCCCCTGGCCGCGAGCCGCCGCTCGAGGCGTGA
- a CDS encoding energy transducer TonB, which produces MFAHVVRPGVWQLEVHRIPYVIGAAAFQALLGVALVAASAWLAADVARAPLVEVRLVRAAPPRPPPPPPPPPPKRAGGGAPRAQVASKPVPRKPPAPTAIFQPREIAPVLVTATAPGAADGAEAGGGEAEGEEGGVEGGVVGGVVGGVIGGVVGGVLPGASALPRGAAEEIEEAPQYATGGFRRPAEARPGCVRELVRLPPELAGFVSGLISVRFAVARDGSVGLVELLTPGGDPRVEQAIRRAVLACRFVPGADAQGRPVRLWVVMPVRFTSG; this is translated from the coding sequence ATGTTCGCGCACGTCGTCCGGCCCGGCGTCTGGCAGCTCGAGGTCCACCGCATCCCGTACGTGATCGGAGCCGCCGCCTTCCAGGCGCTCCTGGGTGTGGCGCTCGTCGCCGCCTCCGCCTGGCTCGCCGCCGACGTCGCGCGGGCGCCGCTCGTGGAGGTGCGGCTGGTGCGCGCCGCCCCGCCGCGCCCGCCGCCGCCTCCGCCTCCCCCGCCACCGAAGCGCGCGGGCGGTGGCGCGCCGCGCGCGCAGGTCGCCTCGAAGCCCGTGCCCCGCAAGCCGCCCGCGCCCACCGCCATCTTCCAGCCGAGGGAGATCGCGCCCGTCCTCGTCACCGCGACGGCGCCCGGCGCCGCGGACGGCGCCGAGGCGGGGGGCGGCGAGGCCGAGGGCGAGGAAGGCGGCGTCGAGGGCGGCGTGGTCGGCGGGGTGGTGGGCGGCGTCATCGGCGGCGTGGTCGGGGGCGTGCTGCCGGGCGCGTCCGCCCTGCCGCGGGGGGCGGCCGAGGAGATCGAGGAGGCCCCGCAGTACGCGACCGGCGGCTTCCGGCGCCCCGCCGAGGCGCGGCCCGGCTGCGTCCGGGAGCTGGTCCGGCTCCCGCCCGAGCTCGCCGGCTTCGTCTCCGGCCTCATCTCGGTCCGCTTCGCCGTCGCGCGGGACGGCTCGGTGGGGCTGGTGGAGCTGCTGACGCCGGGCGGGGATCCGCGGGTGGAGCAGGCGATCCGCCGCGCGGTGCTCGCGTGCCGCTTCGTGCCGGGCGCCGACGCCCAGGGCCGGCCGGTGCGGCTCTGGGTGGTGATGCCGGTGCGCTTCACCTCCGGGTAG
- a CDS encoding tetratricopeptide repeat protein, translated as MDRNTVLGFVVGVVVALLIGYLVVSKMNDSSPAPIAPVTAPQGGGMPGAPVAGLDQQIEATKRIVEQDPKNRGAWVALGNDYFDTHQRQKAVDAYQKALELEPNDANVLTDQGVMYRELGSFDKAAANFEKASKVDPRHMQSLFNLGVVLADDLKQPEKARLAWKKILEIDPASPIGTQASQALQRLDQGGGPAARPVAPFPPPAGPAKK; from the coding sequence TTGGATCGCAACACCGTGCTCGGGTTCGTCGTCGGCGTCGTCGTGGCGCTCTTGATCGGCTACCTGGTGGTCTCGAAGATGAACGACTCGTCCCCGGCGCCCATCGCGCCCGTGACGGCGCCGCAGGGCGGCGGCATGCCCGGGGCCCCCGTCGCCGGGCTGGATCAGCAGATCGAGGCGACGAAGCGGATCGTGGAGCAGGACCCGAAGAACCGCGGGGCCTGGGTGGCGCTCGGCAACGACTACTTCGACACGCACCAGCGCCAGAAGGCCGTGGACGCCTACCAGAAGGCGCTCGAGCTCGAGCCGAACGACGCCAACGTGCTCACCGACCAGGGCGTGATGTACCGGGAGCTCGGCTCCTTCGACAAGGCGGCCGCCAACTTCGAGAAGGCGAGCAAGGTGGACCCGCGCCACATGCAGAGCCTCTTCAACCTCGGCGTGGTCCTGGCCGACGACCTGAAGCAGCCCGAGAAGGCGCGCCTGGCCTGGAAGAAGATCCTCGAGATCGACCCGGCGAGCCCCATCGGCACGCAGGCGAGCCAGGCGCTGCAGCGGCTCGATCAGGGCGGCGGCCCGGCGGCCCGGCCCGTCGCGCCGTTCCCGCCGCCGGCCGGCCCGGCCAAGAAGTAG
- a CDS encoding ChaN family lipoprotein, translating to MKTALAALLFAALTGCASRQCPPIAGAPALGLAWQSARLREHPLVGRIWDVKQARFVDEAALEAAARGAGVLLLGETHDNPDHHLLQARLVRAAASGGRRPALAFEMLDRGVQPALDAALAKQPSDPQAVGDAVRWDKSGWPPFALYRPIFAAALDERLPILAANLARKEVQGVVMEGATALPLELRAAVEAPMAPEALREMREEMAESHCGKLPEELLEPMVVGQRARDAQLAATLAAAAGKGPVILIAGSGHARTDRGVPWYLPAAAREKVLAVAMTEVTRDGCTPEAYAADYGARAVPFDYVVFTPGAERDDPCKGIRPHKR from the coding sequence ATGAAGACCGCCCTCGCCGCGCTCCTCTTCGCAGCGCTGACCGGCTGCGCCTCCCGCCAGTGCCCGCCCATCGCCGGGGCGCCCGCGCTCGGGCTCGCCTGGCAGTCGGCGCGCCTTCGCGAGCACCCGCTGGTGGGCCGGATCTGGGACGTGAAGCAGGCCCGCTTCGTGGACGAGGCGGCGCTCGAGGCGGCGGCGCGCGGCGCCGGGGTGCTCCTGCTCGGCGAGACCCATGACAACCCCGACCATCACCTGCTCCAGGCGCGGCTGGTCCGCGCGGCGGCGTCGGGCGGGCGGCGGCCGGCCCTCGCCTTCGAGATGCTCGATCGCGGCGTGCAGCCGGCCCTCGACGCCGCCCTCGCCAAGCAACCTTCCGACCCGCAGGCCGTGGGCGACGCGGTCCGCTGGGACAAGAGCGGCTGGCCGCCGTTCGCGCTCTACCGCCCCATCTTCGCGGCGGCGCTCGACGAGCGGCTGCCGATCCTGGCCGCGAACCTCGCCCGCAAGGAGGTCCAGGGCGTGGTGATGGAGGGGGCGACCGCGCTCCCGCTGGAGCTGCGCGCCGCGGTCGAGGCGCCGATGGCGCCGGAGGCGCTCCGCGAGATGCGCGAGGAGATGGCCGAGTCGCACTGCGGCAAGCTGCCGGAGGAGCTGCTCGAGCCGATGGTGGTGGGCCAGCGCGCGCGCGACGCCCAGCTCGCCGCGACGCTGGCCGCGGCGGCGGGCAAGGGGCCGGTCATCCTCATCGCCGGCTCCGGCCACGCCCGGACTGACCGCGGCGTCCCCTGGTACCTGCCGGCCGCCGCGCGGGAGAAGGTGCTCGCGGTGGCGATGACCGAGGTGACCCGCGACGGCTGTACGCCGGAGGCCTACGCGGCCGACTACGGCGCCCGCGCCGTGCCCTTCGACTACGTGGTCTTCACGCCGGGCGCCGAGCGCGACGACCCGTGCAAGGGGATCCGGCCGCACAAGCGCTGA
- the tgt gene encoding tRNA guanosine(34) transglycosylase Tgt, translating into MPFRYHPGPRDPGTRARRGAFTTPHGRVETPAFMPVGTRATVTGLTPADLRALDAEIVLGNTYHLLLRPGPEAMRHFGGLHRFMAWDRPILTDSGGFQIFSLAKDRTITEEGARFKSYVDCSYHHLSPELSIAMQTALGSDVMMVLDICLPSTADDAAIREAMDRTHRWALRSLAARTNPEQALFAIVQGGLSQSLRAESAAFLTQHPFDGFAIGGLAVGDTRAQRGEVIARAAELLPEDRPRYLMGVGTPPDILEAVACGVDMFDCIIPTTLAWQGTAFTSTGRVRVTRSEHRLSQAPLDAACGCPTCRLHTRGYLHHLMKCKEPLGPRLLAIHNLHHYLELMRAIRAAISEGRYARFMKDTLAAIDRHEHDPERRQPGSQAAPVAPRFELVQTRDGAAAVRDRVVGEVMHPVIGPDAESEQLYVRQSRLAERLAQAGPPLVLFDVGLGAGSNALAAVRAARAAPLGARRLEVVSFERDLGALALAASDEGAARLGLAAEDLAAARALLAEGRHEEPAATWRLVRGDALEALSREASRAEVVFWDPFSPKQNPELWTAAAFAALRDRCAAGAALYTYSTATAVRSALLLAGFFVGVGDASGPKAQTTAAATEPALLARPLDARWLERLARSSSPLPADAPAGALDAIRAHPQFTAPALAAGAE; encoded by the coding sequence ATGCCCTTCCGCTACCACCCCGGCCCCCGCGACCCGGGCACCCGCGCCCGCCGCGGCGCCTTCACCACCCCCCACGGACGCGTCGAGACGCCGGCGTTCATGCCGGTCGGCACGCGCGCCACCGTCACCGGCCTCACCCCGGCCGACCTGCGCGCGCTCGACGCCGAGATCGTCCTCGGCAACACCTACCACCTGCTCCTCAGGCCCGGCCCCGAGGCGATGCGCCACTTCGGCGGCCTCCACCGCTTCATGGCCTGGGACCGCCCCATCCTCACCGACTCGGGAGGCTTCCAGATCTTCTCGCTCGCGAAGGATCGGACCATCACGGAGGAGGGGGCGCGGTTCAAGAGCTACGTGGACTGCAGCTACCACCACCTCTCGCCCGAGCTGTCGATCGCGATGCAGACCGCGCTCGGCTCCGACGTGATGATGGTGCTCGACATCTGCCTGCCCTCCACCGCGGACGACGCCGCCATCCGCGAGGCGATGGACCGCACCCACCGGTGGGCGCTGCGCAGCCTCGCCGCGCGCACCAACCCGGAGCAGGCGCTGTTCGCCATCGTGCAGGGCGGGCTGTCGCAGTCCCTCCGGGCCGAGTCGGCCGCCTTCCTCACCCAGCACCCCTTCGACGGCTTCGCCATCGGGGGGCTCGCCGTGGGCGACACGCGCGCCCAGCGTGGAGAGGTGATCGCCCGGGCGGCGGAGCTCCTCCCCGAGGACCGGCCGCGCTACCTCATGGGCGTGGGCACGCCGCCCGACATCCTGGAGGCGGTCGCCTGCGGCGTGGACATGTTCGACTGCATCATCCCCACCACCCTGGCCTGGCAGGGCACCGCCTTCACCTCCACGGGCCGGGTGCGGGTGACGCGCAGCGAGCACCGGCTCTCGCAGGCCCCCCTCGACGCGGCGTGCGGCTGCCCCACCTGCCGGCTCCACACCCGCGGCTACCTGCACCACCTCATGAAGTGCAAGGAGCCGCTCGGGCCGCGGCTGCTCGCCATCCACAACCTGCACCACTACCTCGAGCTCATGCGCGCCATCCGCGCCGCCATCTCCGAGGGGCGGTACGCGCGCTTCATGAAGGACACCCTCGCCGCCATCGACCGGCACGAGCACGATCCGGAGCGGCGGCAGCCCGGCTCGCAGGCGGCGCCGGTGGCGCCCCGCTTCGAGCTGGTGCAGACCCGCGACGGCGCGGCGGCGGTGCGCGACCGGGTGGTCGGCGAGGTGATGCACCCGGTCATCGGGCCCGACGCCGAGTCGGAGCAGCTCTACGTCCGGCAGTCGCGGCTCGCCGAGCGGCTCGCCCAGGCCGGCCCGCCGCTGGTGCTCTTCGACGTGGGGCTCGGGGCCGGCTCGAACGCCCTCGCCGCCGTGCGCGCGGCGCGGGCGGCTCCCCTGGGCGCGCGCCGGCTCGAGGTGGTGAGCTTCGAGCGCGACCTCGGCGCGCTGGCGCTCGCGGCCTCGGACGAGGGGGCGGCCCGGCTCGGCCTCGCGGCGGAGGACCTCGCCGCGGCCCGCGCGCTCCTCGCCGAGGGGCGCCACGAGGAGCCGGCCGCCACCTGGCGGCTCGTGCGGGGCGACGCGCTCGAGGCGCTCTCCCGGGAGGCCTCGCGCGCCGAGGTGGTGTTCTGGGACCCGTTCTCGCCGAAGCAGAACCCGGAGCTCTGGACCGCCGCCGCCTTCGCCGCGCTCCGCGACCGTTGCGCCGCCGGCGCCGCGCTCTATACCTACAGCACCGCCACCGCCGTCCGGAGCGCGCTGCTCCTCGCCGGCTTCTTCGTCGGCGTGGGCGACGCCTCGGGGCCCAAGGCCCAGACCACCGCCGCCGCGACCGAGCCCGCCCTGCTGGCGCGCCCGCTCGACGCCCGGTGGCTGGAGCGGCTCGCCCGCTCCTCCTCCCCCCTCCCGGCGGACGCACCCGCCGGCGCGCTGGACGCGATCCGCGCACACCCCCAGTTCACCGCGCCGGCGCTCGCCGCGGGCGCGGAGTAG
- a CDS encoding collagen-like protein: MMLRRRVAAALASALLAGCPNRDQYKGPKGDPGAQGPQGVTGPQGPAGAAGPAGPVGPAGATGAQGPPGATGPAGPVGAPGLGITWRGPWSASTRYAVNDAVQYLGSSYVASSPSTGSAPPAAGWALFAAQGATGAAGPQGVPGPQGLAGPAGATGPAGPQGAQGLPGPQGLAGPAGATGPAGPQGAQGLQGLQGVQGPAGPQGPAGAPGSPLAVVRDAAAALVGPLVAVAGAQVYTVETVGGSRVVLARDLASGAAVTTTPVYFTGAGCTGTPYGTGHALALGGRVYSLASTPTALSFGSTLAGGACGQGATATAFPGTDVGPEPAVAGPLSIVAQ; encoded by the coding sequence ATGATGCTGCGCCGGAGGGTGGCGGCGGCGCTCGCGAGCGCGCTGCTGGCGGGCTGTCCGAACCGGGACCAGTACAAGGGGCCGAAGGGCGACCCCGGTGCTCAGGGGCCGCAGGGCGTGACGGGCCCTCAAGGACCGGCGGGAGCCGCGGGACCCGCGGGGCCGGTGGGGCCGGCGGGAGCGACCGGTGCGCAGGGGCCGCCGGGGGCGACCGGGCCCGCCGGCCCGGTGGGCGCGCCGGGGCTCGGCATCACCTGGCGCGGACCCTGGTCGGCCTCGACCCGCTACGCCGTGAACGACGCCGTCCAGTACCTGGGCTCCTCCTACGTCGCCTCGTCCCCGTCCACCGGCTCCGCCCCGCCGGCGGCCGGGTGGGCGCTCTTCGCGGCCCAGGGCGCGACCGGCGCGGCGGGGCCACAGGGCGTCCCCGGGCCGCAGGGGCTCGCCGGGCCGGCCGGCGCGACCGGCCCCGCCGGCCCTCAGGGCGCGCAGGGCCTCCCGGGGCCGCAGGGGCTCGCCGGGCCTGCCGGCGCGACCGGTCCGGCCGGCCCCCAGGGTGCGCAGGGGCTCCAGGGATTGCAGGGGGTCCAGGGGCCCGCGGGCCCCCAGGGCCCGGCCGGCGCGCCCGGCTCGCCGCTCGCGGTGGTGCGCGACGCCGCGGCCGCGCTGGTCGGACCGCTCGTCGCCGTCGCCGGAGCGCAGGTCTACACCGTGGAGACGGTCGGCGGCAGCCGCGTCGTGCTGGCGCGGGACCTCGCGAGCGGGGCCGCGGTGACGACCACGCCCGTCTACTTCACCGGGGCGGGCTGCACCGGGACGCCGTACGGCACCGGCCACGCGCTCGCGCTCGGAGGGCGGGTCTACAGCCTCGCCTCGACGCCCACCGCGCTCTCGTTCGGCTCGACGCTCGCGGGCGGCGCCTGCGGGCAGGGCGCCACCGCGACCGCGTTCCCGGGCACCGACGTCGGCCCGGAGCCGGCGGTGGCCGGGCCGCTCTCGATCGTGGCCCAGTGA
- a CDS encoding RNA polymerase sigma factor: protein MTATGGEPLQALEARVRALLAAGDERGAATEAIRGLGPDVLRYLRTVLHVEDDARDAFSRFAENLWRGLPGFRGEAGLRTWAFRIAWNAALHLRDEAWRKRGRPFHPGEASALAEEVRTRTVVRVERQRDALARLRAALSPEEQSLLTLRLEQQLPWGEIAQVLAADGAPASADTVSKRFERLKERLARLAKEQGFLE, encoded by the coding sequence GTGACCGCGACCGGAGGCGAGCCGCTCCAGGCGCTCGAGGCGCGGGTGCGGGCGCTCCTCGCCGCGGGCGACGAGCGGGGGGCGGCCACCGAGGCGATCCGCGGGCTCGGGCCCGACGTCCTGCGCTACCTGCGCACCGTGCTCCACGTCGAGGACGACGCGCGCGACGCCTTCTCCCGGTTCGCCGAGAACCTCTGGCGGGGGCTGCCGGGGTTCCGCGGCGAGGCCGGGCTGCGCACCTGGGCCTTCCGGATCGCCTGGAACGCGGCGCTCCACCTGCGCGACGAGGCCTGGCGGAAGCGGGGGCGGCCCTTCCACCCCGGCGAGGCCTCGGCGCTCGCCGAGGAGGTCCGGACGCGCACGGTGGTGCGGGTGGAGCGGCAGCGGGACGCGCTCGCCAGGCTGCGGGCCGCGCTCTCGCCGGAGGAGCAGTCGCTGCTCACGCTGCGCCTCGAGCAGCAGCTCCCCTGGGGCGAGATCGCCCAGGTCCTCGCCGCCGACGGCGCCCCCGCGAGCGCCGACACGGTGTCGAAGCGGTTCGAGCGGCTCAAGGAGCGGCTCGCCCGGCTCGCGAAGGAGCAGGGGTTCCTCGAGTAG
- a CDS encoding tetratricopeptide repeat-containing serine/threonine-protein kinase, which translates to MPEGLSSLLHELARLPEEARGSAWDEVLRPGAVIGRFELVSELGRGGFGQVWEARDTELGRGVAFKAVRAASDVPDERLLAEAEAAARLSHPNIVTLYDVGRCDAGPYLVLELLRGQTLAARLAQGPVPLGEALRIAHAAAEGLAHAHRHGVVHRDLSPANVFLCADGQVKVLDFGLAHAFGRRRVEGGTPAYMAPEQRRGAPEDERTDVFALGVILYRLLAERLPFPDDDHGKALAGPRPAPALEVSAAPALGGLVGRMVAKDPVARPRDAGEVAAALAAFRGELERTPSGPGAPVRTRSRLPRWPAAAVTLLLALAALGAILVRRLPSGGAPDEAAAPAERVTVAVADFANQTGEPELSGLSGMLITSLEQSRRLSVLTRVRMLDILRQLGKEGVEAVDEPLGREVARSAGARALVLATIHRFDQLYAIELKALDPATSDYLFTLKEEGRGKASVPGMIDRLSERTRTLLRETPAEVKASQVQVASATTGSFEAWSEYFHGEQAMEATRYDEAIAAFRRAIAADPTFALAHYKIAYLGEFTGLDAAGRKAEVEEALRHPERAPEKERLLMRAWKAHLDDQNDEAHALYAQAVAAYPQDKDALYMAADLYFHEGRTEEALPLFERALALDPTWEPALLHVMESLAWLGRTDELVSRSRAWVERSPGSAAAWRARAQGAQAAGRIEDAVADARRALALDGSHFSRAALASALALAERYPEAEQLLRPSAERGVGPERAKATAQLVAQLTYQGRRREARRLLASLPAGPAHGAELQSLRLVFLLGDRDLAPARAEALRLLAGPRPRWSGLPVVLALTGARDEAARAESDLPAGEGRQLVDAALAWRGGDRAAALASFRALSGRPNPDVRAPATWFLAEAALEAGRDREAADALERFRRMPAGAARSWMYPRSFYLEALARDRLGERERARQALDHLLRLWARADPDQPYLAEAKALRRRLGPAEARR; encoded by the coding sequence TTGCCCGAAGGGCTCTCCTCCCTGCTGCACGAGCTCGCGCGCCTCCCCGAGGAGGCGCGCGGCTCGGCATGGGACGAGGTGCTCCGGCCGGGCGCGGTGATCGGCCGCTTCGAGCTCGTCTCGGAGCTCGGCCGCGGCGGCTTCGGCCAGGTCTGGGAGGCGCGCGACACCGAGCTCGGGCGCGGCGTCGCCTTCAAGGCGGTCCGCGCGGCGAGCGACGTCCCCGACGAGCGGCTCCTCGCCGAGGCGGAGGCGGCGGCCCGCCTCTCCCACCCGAACATCGTCACCCTGTACGACGTGGGCCGGTGCGACGCCGGGCCGTACCTCGTGCTCGAGCTGCTGCGCGGCCAGACGCTCGCCGCGCGGCTCGCGCAGGGGCCGGTGCCGCTCGGGGAGGCGCTCCGGATCGCGCACGCCGCCGCCGAGGGGCTCGCCCACGCCCACCGCCATGGCGTCGTCCACCGCGACCTCTCGCCGGCCAACGTCTTCCTCTGCGCCGACGGCCAGGTGAAGGTGCTCGACTTCGGCCTCGCCCACGCCTTCGGCCGCCGCCGCGTCGAGGGCGGCACGCCGGCCTACATGGCGCCGGAGCAGCGGCGCGGCGCGCCGGAGGACGAGCGCACCGACGTCTTCGCGCTCGGGGTGATCCTCTACCGGCTGCTCGCGGAGCGCCTCCCCTTCCCCGACGACGACCACGGCAAGGCGCTCGCCGGGCCACGGCCGGCGCCGGCGCTGGAGGTGTCCGCGGCTCCGGCGCTGGGCGGGCTCGTGGGCCGCATGGTCGCCAAGGATCCGGTGGCGCGGCCGCGCGACGCCGGCGAGGTGGCGGCGGCGCTGGCGGCCTTCCGGGGCGAGCTCGAGCGGACCCCGAGCGGGCCCGGCGCGCCGGTGCGGACGCGCTCGCGCCTGCCGCGCTGGCCCGCGGCCGCGGTGACGCTCCTGCTCGCGCTCGCGGCGCTCGGGGCGATCCTGGTCCGCCGCCTGCCCTCCGGGGGCGCGCCGGACGAGGCGGCCGCGCCGGCGGAGCGCGTCACCGTGGCGGTGGCCGACTTCGCGAACCAGACGGGCGAGCCGGAGCTGTCCGGCCTCTCCGGCATGCTCATCACCTCGCTCGAGCAGTCGCGCCGGCTCTCGGTGCTCACGCGCGTGAGGATGCTCGACATCCTGCGCCAGCTCGGGAAGGAGGGGGTGGAGGCGGTGGACGAGCCGCTCGGGCGGGAGGTGGCGCGGAGCGCCGGCGCCCGCGCGCTGGTGCTCGCCACCATCCACCGCTTCGACCAGCTCTACGCCATCGAGCTCAAGGCCCTCGACCCCGCCACCAGCGACTACCTCTTCACGCTCAAGGAGGAGGGGCGCGGCAAGGCGAGCGTGCCGGGGATGATCGACCGGCTCTCGGAGCGGACCCGCACGCTCTTGCGGGAGACCCCGGCCGAGGTGAAGGCCTCGCAGGTGCAGGTCGCGTCCGCCACCACCGGGAGCTTCGAGGCCTGGTCGGAGTACTTCCACGGCGAGCAGGCGATGGAGGCGACCCGCTACGACGAGGCGATCGCCGCCTTCCGGCGCGCCATCGCCGCCGACCCGACCTTCGCCCTCGCCCACTACAAGATCGCCTACCTGGGCGAGTTCACCGGCCTCGACGCGGCGGGCCGCAAGGCCGAGGTGGAGGAAGCGCTGCGCCACCCCGAACGCGCGCCCGAGAAGGAGCGGCTGCTCATGCGCGCCTGGAAGGCGCACCTCGACGACCAGAACGACGAGGCCCACGCGCTCTACGCCCAGGCGGTCGCCGCGTACCCGCAGGACAAGGACGCGCTCTACATGGCGGCCGACCTGTACTTCCACGAGGGGCGCACCGAGGAGGCGCTGCCGCTCTTCGAGCGCGCCCTGGCGCTCGACCCGACCTGGGAGCCTGCGCTCCTGCACGTGATGGAGAGCCTCGCCTGGCTCGGCCGGACCGACGAGCTCGTCTCGCGGAGCCGCGCCTGGGTGGAGCGGTCGCCGGGGAGCGCGGCGGCGTGGCGGGCGCGGGCGCAGGGGGCGCAGGCGGCGGGCCGGATCGAGGACGCCGTGGCGGACGCCCGCCGGGCGCTGGCGCTCGACGGGAGCCACTTCTCCCGCGCCGCCCTGGCGAGCGCGCTCGCCCTGGCCGAGCGGTACCCCGAGGCCGAGCAGCTCCTCCGCCCCTCGGCGGAGCGCGGCGTCGGCCCGGAGCGGGCCAAGGCGACCGCGCAGCTCGTCGCGCAGCTCACCTACCAGGGCCGGCGGCGCGAGGCGCGGCGGCTCCTGGCCTCGCTCCCCGCGGGGCCGGCGCACGGCGCCGAGCTCCAGAGCCTCCGGCTGGTCTTCCTGCTCGGAGACCGCGACCTCGCCCCGGCGCGCGCCGAGGCCCTGCGGCTCCTGGCCGGTCCCAGGCCGCGCTGGAGCGGGCTCCCGGTGGTGCTCGCCCTGACCGGCGCGCGCGACGAGGCGGCGCGGGCCGAGTCCGACCTGCCGGCGGGCGAGGGGCGCCAGCTCGTGGACGCCGCCCTGGCCTGGCGCGGCGGCGATCGGGCGGCCGCGCTCGCCTCCTTCCGCGCGCTCTCCGGCCGGCCCAACCCCGACGTCCGCGCCCCGGCCACCTGGTTCCTGGCCGAGGCGGCGCTCGAGGCCGGGCGCGATCGCGAGGCGGCCGACGCCCTCGAGCGGTTCCGCCGCATGCCCGCCGGCGCGGCCCGGAGCTGGATGTACCCGCGGAGCTTCTACCTCGAGGCGCTGGCCCGCGACCGGCTCGGCGAGCGCGAGCGGGCGCGCCAGGCCCTCGATCACCTGCTCCGGCTCTGGGCGAGGGCCGACCCCGACCAGCCCTACCTGGCGGAGGCGAAGGCGCTGCGCCGGCGGCTCGGACCGGCGGAGGCACGACGGTGA